Proteins encoded by one window of Desulfovibrio ferrophilus:
- a CDS encoding penicillin-binding transpeptidase domain-containing protein: MAAKYAPRHVRRRDWAGIKLTVVALLFGATWLVLWGRAFQVQVLMGDELARMAKRQHLASEFISGERGRIFDSQGRMLAQSVQSRSIYARPMDVKDSARVSRELGRILGIPRSQVAGKLKSTRPFVWLSRQVNDREASLVEALELPGIELVDEYKRFYPNGHLAGQLLGFNGYDGQGLEGLERSLQLRLVGKKDKTIVQRDARGRKLYLDGSEDSDDVRGEDVHLTIDADIQAVAEQALEKAVVRNKGSNGTGLVIEVATGEIKAWAQYPFFNPNIYGQYRPSSWRNRIALDALEPGSTLKPFVIAAALQEKAVTRDSSFDCENGKWEMRGATIRDTHEYGILPVHKILRYSSNIGAAKIGLELGASRLHGYLSKLGFGARPGLDLPGESKGILREPGAWQKVDLANISFGQGMSATPLQVARGYLCLARKGVMVPLKLLKGEQSQEPERKVFDVDVAREVLSMMRDVVEEDGTGRVARIDGIDVGGKTGTAQKASAKGGYGDKYVASFVGLIPAGEPEYLVLVMVDEPEPNHYGSVVAAPAVREIAIQTLAFLGKLPEPAAEAVLATAARSGKDGTVRRSALGMHEKGRMRTALRQAGSTVPDVVGLSLRRAVEILATAGTVPDFEGEGVVVRRQDPKPGRAWPDGSKRCVLWLGKHPGRS, from the coding sequence ATGGCTGCCAAGTACGCGCCACGACATGTCAGACGCCGGGATTGGGCCGGCATCAAGCTGACTGTCGTTGCGTTGCTCTTCGGGGCGACTTGGCTGGTGCTGTGGGGCAGGGCCTTTCAGGTCCAGGTGCTCATGGGCGACGAGCTGGCGCGGATGGCGAAGCGTCAGCATTTGGCATCCGAATTCATCAGTGGTGAGCGGGGGAGGATCTTTGACAGCCAGGGGCGGATGCTCGCGCAAAGCGTGCAGAGTCGCTCCATTTATGCGCGTCCCATGGATGTGAAGGATTCGGCCCGTGTCTCGAGAGAGTTGGGAAGGATTCTTGGCATTCCCCGAAGTCAGGTCGCAGGGAAACTCAAGTCCACACGACCTTTTGTCTGGCTTTCCAGACAGGTCAATGACCGCGAGGCGTCTCTGGTCGAGGCCCTTGAACTGCCAGGTATCGAACTGGTGGACGAGTACAAGAGGTTTTATCCCAACGGCCATCTGGCCGGTCAACTCCTCGGGTTCAATGGATACGACGGTCAGGGCCTGGAAGGCCTGGAGCGGTCACTACAGCTCCGCCTTGTGGGTAAGAAGGACAAGACCATTGTCCAGCGTGATGCCAGAGGCCGGAAGCTCTATCTGGATGGTTCCGAGGATAGCGATGATGTCCGAGGCGAAGACGTCCATCTGACCATCGATGCAGATATTCAGGCCGTGGCCGAACAGGCTCTGGAAAAGGCCGTTGTCCGCAACAAGGGTTCCAATGGCACCGGGTTGGTGATCGAGGTTGCCACCGGTGAGATCAAGGCCTGGGCGCAGTATCCCTTTTTTAATCCGAATATCTACGGTCAGTATCGTCCCTCGTCTTGGCGAAACCGCATCGCTCTGGATGCTCTTGAGCCTGGATCGACCCTGAAGCCATTCGTTATCGCGGCGGCGTTGCAGGAAAAAGCCGTGACTCGCGATTCCAGCTTTGACTGCGAGAATGGCAAATGGGAGATGCGCGGAGCGACCATTCGGGATACTCATGAGTACGGCATCCTGCCGGTACACAAGATTCTTCGTTACTCATCGAACATCGGCGCGGCCAAGATCGGGCTCGAGCTGGGAGCCTCCCGGCTGCATGGTTACTTGTCCAAACTTGGATTCGGGGCGCGTCCGGGATTGGATCTGCCCGGTGAGAGTAAAGGCATCCTGCGCGAACCAGGCGCCTGGCAGAAGGTGGATCTGGCCAACATTTCATTTGGTCAGGGGATGTCAGCGACTCCGTTGCAAGTGGCGCGCGGCTATCTGTGCTTGGCACGCAAGGGCGTCATGGTTCCGCTGAAGTTGCTCAAGGGGGAGCAGTCCCAGGAGCCAGAAAGAAAAGTTTTTGATGTCGACGTCGCCCGCGAAGTGCTGTCCATGATGCGGGATGTCGTTGAGGAAGATGGTACGGGCCGTGTGGCTCGCATTGATGGGATCGATGTCGGTGGCAAGACCGGTACGGCCCAGAAGGCCTCGGCCAAGGGCGGATACGGCGATAAGTATGTCGCTTCGTTCGTCGGCCTCATTCCGGCGGGGGAGCCGGAATATCTGGTCCTGGTCATGGTTGATGAACCGGAACCCAATCACTACGGAAGCGTGGTTGCGGCACCGGCGGTCAGGGAAATTGCCATACAGACGCTGGCTTTTCTGGGGAAGCTCCCGGAACCTGCGGCTGAGGCAGTCCTGGCAACGGCAGCAAGGAGTGGGAAGGATGGGACTGTTCGTAGATCAGCTCTTGGAATGCATGAGAAAGGCCGGATGCGCACTGCGCTTCGGCAGGCGGGTTCGACCGTACCAGATGTTGTGGGCCTGTCCCTCCGGCGGGCAGTTGAGATTCTCGCAACTGCCGGAACCGTTCCCGATTTCGAGGGAGAAGGCGTTGTCGTCCGACGTCAGGACCCCAAGCCGGGACGAGCATGGCCTGACGGGAGCAAACGTTGCGTTTTATGGCTCGGAAAACATCCGGGCCGGAGTTGA
- the rsmH gene encoding 16S rRNA (cytosine(1402)-N(4))-methyltransferase RsmH: MSEQDQKSPADRHIPVLFEEVMEYLEPTPGGRYLDGTLGMGGHTEGIMMRSDGKAEVLGLDRDQQALELAAQRLERFGERVSFAQSRFSEFEGPLHELGWDSLDGALIDIGVSSLQLDDPERGFSFIQDGPLDMRMGHADGQPPASSIVNKASFEQLKMIIGRYGEEPQGGRIARAIIEARFKKPIETTLELAALVENAYPAKLRATARNHPATRTFQALRMEVNRELDELQEYLNRILPFLKPGARLAVISFHSLEDRIVKRMFQKEAKGCLCPREVPICQCGHVPQLKILTKKPVTAGESERESNPRARSAKLRVAERLASPTPEA, from the coding sequence ATGAGCGAACAAGATCAGAAAAGCCCCGCTGACCGACATATCCCTGTCCTGTTTGAAGAGGTCATGGAGTATCTCGAGCCCACCCCGGGCGGTCGTTATTTGGACGGCACGCTGGGTATGGGGGGGCACACCGAAGGCATTATGATGCGTTCGGACGGCAAGGCAGAAGTGTTGGGCCTGGATCGGGATCAGCAGGCCCTCGAGCTGGCGGCACAGAGACTGGAACGCTTCGGCGAGCGAGTCAGTTTTGCACAAAGCCGCTTCAGCGAATTCGAGGGACCGCTTCACGAACTGGGCTGGGACTCTCTGGATGGGGCATTGATCGATATCGGAGTGTCGTCTCTTCAATTGGACGATCCCGAGCGTGGATTCAGCTTCATTCAGGACGGTCCGCTGGACATGAGAATGGGTCATGCCGATGGGCAACCCCCTGCGAGTTCGATCGTCAATAAGGCGTCATTCGAGCAGTTGAAAATGATCATCGGTCGCTACGGCGAAGAACCCCAGGGCGGGCGTATTGCGCGGGCCATTATCGAGGCCCGATTCAAGAAGCCCATTGAAACAACCCTGGAACTGGCGGCCCTTGTAGAGAACGCCTATCCCGCGAAATTGCGGGCCACGGCGCGGAATCACCCGGCTACCCGGACGTTTCAGGCCCTGCGCATGGAAGTGAACAGGGAATTGGATGAACTTCAGGAATACCTCAACCGGATACTACCTTTCCTGAAGCCGGGAGCCAGATTGGCGGTCATTTCTTTCCACTCGCTGGAGGACAGGATCGTCAAGCGCATGTTCCAGAAGGAGGCAAAGGGCTGTCTTTGTCCCCGGGAAGTGCCGATCTGCCAGTGCGGTCATGTGCCGCAACTGAAGATACTGACAAAAAAGCCCGTGACTGCGGGTGAGAGTGAGCGTGAATCCAACCCCAGGGCGCGAAGCGCCAAGTTGAGGGTTGCCGAAAGGCTTGCTTCACCCACCCCGGAGGCATAA
- the mraZ gene encoding division/cell wall cluster transcriptional repressor MraZ gives MFRGHSNRSLDPKGRLMIPPEFRKAAASLGSDGALMLTNFDGCVVGYPLPEWERIEESFNRINVLDKRLRNFQRFFISGAMEVSLDKQGRILIPPHLRSYAGLDKEVVVAGVGKKFEIWNQDVFEAKRREMEEAFDEDMAELADKGFELHL, from the coding sequence ATGTTCAGGGGACATTCAAACCGCAGCCTCGACCCGAAAGGGCGGCTGATGATTCCGCCAGAGTTCAGGAAAGCCGCGGCTTCCCTGGGTTCCGATGGGGCTCTGATGCTGACCAATTTTGATGGTTGTGTGGTTGGGTACCCCTTGCCCGAGTGGGAGCGCATTGAAGAAAGCTTTAACCGCATTAATGTCTTGGACAAGCGCCTCAGGAACTTTCAGCGGTTCTTTATTTCAGGAGCCATGGAAGTCTCACTGGACAAGCAGGGGCGAATTCTCATACCTCCCCACCTTCGTTCGTACGCTGGACTCGATAAGGAGGTCGTCGTTGCCGGAGTTGGGAAGAAGTTTGAGATTTGGAACCAGGATGTGTTTGAGGCCAAGCGCCGCGAGATGGAAGAGGCCTTTGATGAGGACATGGCAGAGCTCGCCGACAAGGGATTCGAGCTTCATTTGTAG
- a CDS encoding HD-GYP domain-containing protein, translated as MCAMKNTLKSSIIDNLDEEYYQISTDILSSFPKFRPPLDLFILKEETAQILLLKKKGDRMDKDEQERVAELCKEGNIFVARSDHAVYSKHIAKQLDLVLVDENLKEGEIAEIFCYALTDRIEEFMEQPVKAVFTKLYNDLMVLTEYVWEDQNRVKSLVRRLHTGEHSLAKHSFNTGALGLWLFGKVFPGGFNRRVYDKTALALFLHDMGMGKIPAFIRDKEKPLTQDERTKVNMHPLLGSKIALKLGLKFDEMQHCIMEHHERLDGTGYPNKVKEMSPLGSICAVADSYCAMITKRPYAEAMEPLAAAKELGQSTRAYSTKVTKFLLEAVVSERW; from the coding sequence ATGTGCGCAATGAAAAATACGCTCAAATCCAGCATCATCGATAATCTCGACGAAGAATACTACCAGATCAGCACGGATATTCTCTCCAGCTTCCCGAAATTCAGACCACCTTTGGATTTGTTCATTCTCAAGGAAGAAACCGCTCAGATACTGTTGCTCAAAAAGAAAGGCGACCGCATGGACAAAGACGAGCAGGAACGCGTCGCCGAACTGTGCAAGGAAGGAAACATCTTCGTTGCACGCAGCGATCATGCCGTCTATTCCAAACACATTGCCAAGCAGCTGGATCTGGTACTGGTGGACGAGAACCTGAAGGAAGGGGAAATCGCGGAGATTTTCTGTTACGCCCTGACCGACCGTATCGAAGAATTCATGGAGCAACCAGTCAAGGCCGTATTTACCAAACTCTATAACGATCTGATGGTGCTTACCGAATACGTCTGGGAGGACCAGAATCGGGTAAAGAGCCTGGTACGACGACTGCATACCGGTGAGCATTCACTGGCCAAGCATTCCTTCAACACCGGCGCACTGGGCCTATGGCTTTTCGGAAAGGTTTTCCCCGGGGGCTTCAACCGCCGCGTTTACGACAAGACAGCCCTCGCCCTGTTCCTGCACGACATGGGCATGGGCAAGATTCCCGCCTTCATCCGTGACAAGGAAAAACCGCTGACTCAGGATGAGCGGACCAAGGTCAACATGCACCCGCTGTTGGGGTCCAAGATCGCCCTGAAACTGGGCCTCAAATTCGATGAGATGCAGCATTGCATCATGGAACATCACGAGCGCCTGGACGGAACCGGCTACCCCAACAAGGTCAAGGAGATGTCCCCATTAGGGTCCATCTGTGCGGTGGCGGATTCCTACTGCGCCATGATCACCAAACGCCCCTACGCCGAGGCCATGGAGCCGCTGGCGGCGGCCAAGGAACTGGGACAGTCCACCCGAGCCTACAGCACGAAGGTCACAAAATTCCTTCTGGAGGCCGTGGTCAGCGAACGCTGGTGA
- a CDS encoding EFR1 family ferrodoxin (N-terminal region resembles flavodoxins. C-terminal ferrodoxin region binds two 4Fe-4S clusters.), with protein sequence MEIQLLKLVYFSPTGTTKRVVHGIAAGIRPCTIEEVDITTPRAREMPLLSSGEELLIVAVPVYMGRVPGLLSEWLNSIQAHDTPTVCVVVYGNRVYDNALLELKDIVTRRGCVPIAGAAYVGEHSFSNSETPSKGRPDKEDLGHAERFGRKIREKLQSISSLSQVSDVVVPGTRPYGGITKLWDVDFIAVSDLCVRCGVCAEVCPVGAVDAHESARIDHEKCITCCACIKKCPQGARTMKPGLVMEARRRVNTLFVERKAPEYFLD encoded by the coding sequence ATGGAAATTCAATTGCTGAAACTCGTCTACTTTTCCCCGACAGGGACGACAAAGAGGGTTGTTCATGGCATTGCGGCCGGAATTCGGCCGTGTACCATCGAGGAAGTTGATATTACAACGCCACGGGCACGGGAGATGCCGTTGCTGAGCTCGGGTGAGGAACTGCTCATTGTCGCCGTCCCCGTGTATATGGGGAGGGTCCCCGGCTTGTTGAGCGAGTGGCTGAATTCGATTCAGGCTCACGACACTCCCACGGTCTGTGTTGTTGTCTATGGCAATCGGGTTTATGACAATGCACTGCTCGAACTCAAGGATATTGTGACACGCCGCGGGTGTGTTCCCATTGCCGGTGCCGCCTATGTAGGTGAGCATTCGTTCTCGAATTCCGAAACACCATCGAAGGGGCGTCCCGATAAGGAAGATCTAGGCCATGCAGAACGCTTTGGGCGGAAGATACGTGAAAAACTCCAGTCCATTTCGTCCCTCTCGCAGGTCTCCGATGTGGTGGTGCCGGGTACGCGTCCCTATGGCGGGATTACGAAGCTGTGGGATGTTGATTTTATTGCAGTGAGTGATCTCTGCGTGCGGTGCGGTGTGTGTGCAGAGGTTTGCCCTGTGGGTGCTGTCGATGCGCACGAGAGTGCGCGGATTGATCATGAAAAATGTATCACGTGCTGTGCCTGCATCAAGAAGTGCCCACAAGGAGCCAGAACCATGAAGCCTGGTCTGGTCATGGAGGCTCGGCGAAGGGTGAACACACTTTTTGTGGAACGAAAAGCCCCGGAATATTTTTTAGACTGA
- a CDS encoding TetR/AcrR family transcriptional regulator: MVKANIGRPRSEKSREAILNAAHDLLHEQGGTGLTIEAIARRAEVGKPTIYRWWPTLADIVLEALLRQANSEITVSASEPLQETLGQFLRQSMKVIEDGAGLHLRFLMAQAQQDEGFRERFRTHFTAKRRAVLRAIFLRAVEQGDISARQDLDMLVDIVFGTMWYRLLTGHAPMDESFADELTEMTIRLSRTTPAQQDAVP; the protein is encoded by the coding sequence ATGGTGAAGGCAAATATTGGACGCCCCAGAAGCGAAAAATCGCGCGAAGCAATACTCAATGCGGCCCATGACCTGCTCCATGAGCAAGGAGGGACGGGACTGACCATCGAAGCCATCGCAAGGCGAGCCGAAGTCGGCAAACCGACGATCTACCGATGGTGGCCCACGCTGGCTGATATCGTGCTGGAAGCGCTTCTTCGTCAGGCCAACTCAGAAATCACCGTTTCCGCATCCGAGCCATTGCAGGAAACGCTTGGCCAGTTCCTGAGGCAATCCATGAAGGTCATCGAGGATGGGGCCGGGCTTCACCTTCGCTTCCTGATGGCGCAGGCACAGCAGGACGAAGGCTTCCGCGAAAGATTTCGGACTCATTTCACCGCAAAGCGGCGCGCTGTGCTCCGCGCAATCTTCCTCCGGGCAGTGGAACAAGGAGACATCAGCGCCAGGCAAGACCTGGACATGCTGGTGGATATTGTTTTCGGCACGATGTGGTATCGACTGCTCACGGGGCACGCCCCCATGGACGAATCCTTTGCGGATGAGCTGACTGAGATGACCATTCGGTTATCTCGGACAACCCCAGCGCAGCAAGACGCGGTACCATAG
- a CDS encoding PLP-dependent aminotransferase family protein: MPNTIQPYQYKKIEEHVLNLVESGVLQPGERLPSLRKMATTIRVSVPTVAQAYAELESRGILESRERSGFYVSLDYKRLPAPSLCPEARPGQMDMSRPALLEAALRTCHGNICDAMNRYYPEKSLLAGRCLGKILRSVIQDDPIRAVSYEPPQGNLELRKQIALRCMNADLAVSPDEIVVTPGTMSSIATLLTCITRPGDAVLIQSPAFILYLRVIETLGLRAIEIPSCPQNGIPVQHVADAIRDFDVKACLLIPNFHMDGSLTPDSSKRQIVELLAEKNIPLVEDDVYGELYFGQDRPSLFKTFDTTGLVATASSLTRTVAPGYRLGWVLPGEFKEQVLAHMSMTDARPATPMQLALGEFLRRGEFDKHMKGLRAAISLSMARMQCEIGRRFPEGTQVSRPEGGFYIWVQMPKQVDSKDVFVRAREKGVVVFPGSLLSFSDTFKNCIRINCRGVWNDDVRKALGTLGNIVTALAEQK; this comes from the coding sequence ATGCCAAACACGATTCAGCCCTATCAGTATAAGAAGATAGAGGAACATGTTCTGAACCTTGTGGAATCAGGGGTCCTGCAACCGGGCGAGCGTCTGCCTTCGCTCAGGAAAATGGCCACCACCATCAGGGTCAGCGTGCCCACAGTGGCCCAGGCGTATGCAGAATTGGAAAGCCGGGGCATTCTGGAATCGCGCGAGCGCTCGGGCTTCTATGTCAGCCTCGATTACAAACGCCTGCCTGCCCCCAGCTTATGCCCCGAGGCCAGGCCCGGACAGATGGACATGAGCCGCCCAGCCCTGCTGGAAGCCGCCCTCAGAACCTGTCACGGCAACATCTGCGATGCCATGAATCGCTATTACCCGGAGAAATCCCTGCTGGCAGGACGTTGCTTGGGAAAGATTCTGCGTTCGGTCATTCAGGACGACCCCATCAGGGCTGTGTCCTACGAGCCACCCCAAGGCAACCTGGAGTTGCGCAAGCAGATTGCCCTGCGCTGCATGAATGCCGATCTGGCCGTGTCGCCCGACGAAATCGTCGTCACCCCTGGAACCATGAGCAGTATCGCCACGCTACTGACCTGCATCACCCGCCCGGGCGACGCCGTACTCATCCAGTCTCCGGCCTTCATCCTGTACCTGCGGGTCATCGAAACGCTGGGCCTGCGGGCCATCGAGATTCCCTCCTGCCCGCAGAACGGCATCCCCGTGCAGCATGTGGCCGATGCCATCCGCGACTTCGACGTCAAGGCCTGCCTGCTCATTCCCAATTTTCACATGGACGGCAGCCTCACCCCGGACAGTTCCAAACGACAGATCGTTGAACTTCTGGCGGAAAAGAACATTCCTCTGGTGGAAGACGACGTCTACGGCGAGTTGTATTTCGGCCAGGACAGACCGAGCCTGTTCAAGACCTTTGACACAACAGGGCTTGTAGCCACGGCTTCGTCCCTGACCAGAACCGTTGCCCCGGGCTATCGCCTGGGCTGGGTCCTGCCAGGAGAATTCAAGGAGCAGGTTCTGGCGCACATGTCCATGACCGACGCCCGCCCCGCCACACCGATGCAGCTGGCTCTGGGCGAATTCTTGCGAAGGGGGGAATTCGACAAACACATGAAAGGGCTGCGCGCAGCCATTTCCCTGTCCATGGCCCGCATGCAGTGCGAAATCGGACGGCGCTTCCCCGAGGGCACTCAGGTCTCACGTCCGGAGGGTGGATTCTACATCTGGGTCCAGATGCCAAAACAGGTTGATTCCAAGGATGTCTTCGTCCGGGCCAGGGAAAAAGGGGTCGTCGTCTTCCCGGGCAGCCTGCTGTCCTTCTCGGACACCTTCAAGAACTGCATCCGCATCAACTGTCGTGGGGTCTGGAACGACGACGTGCGCAAAGCCCTTGGAACCCTGGGCAACATCGTCACGGCATTGGCCGAACAGAAATAA
- a CDS encoding delta(1)-pyrroline-2-carboxylate reductase family protein, which produces MRLFTPKETAALLPYPELARAIAGVLLEMACGKLEALPRLHDSLPGGGTLLVMPASDDKVAVTKLVTVHPGNPAQGLPLIQGEMVVMDAVSGKRLGVLDGPTVTARRTAALSLLAAQTLASRQDGSLLLVGAGVQARAHLEAFANGLGTRRVHCCSRSRESAGGMVAFARNLGVDATVVDSVEEAVKVCSLVVTATTSSVPVLPEVVASQAFIAAVGSFTPQAAEIPARLVRSCRVVVDTWETRHEAGDLIQAEVDWGGVELLADVLRDNQSHTPTGDAKGCLSKGVDVDRHGPVLFKSVGHALFDLAAGRLALAS; this is translated from the coding sequence ATGCGTCTGTTTACGCCCAAGGAAACTGCGGCATTGCTGCCATACCCCGAACTTGCCAGGGCCATTGCCGGAGTCCTGCTGGAAATGGCCTGCGGCAAGCTTGAGGCCCTGCCTCGGTTGCACGATTCGTTGCCGGGAGGTGGTACCTTGCTGGTCATGCCAGCCTCGGATGACAAAGTGGCTGTGACCAAGCTGGTGACCGTGCATCCGGGGAATCCGGCGCAGGGCCTGCCGCTGATTCAGGGGGAGATGGTGGTCATGGACGCTGTGAGCGGGAAGCGACTCGGCGTGCTCGACGGCCCGACGGTGACCGCGCGGCGTACGGCAGCCCTTTCCCTTCTTGCGGCACAGACCTTGGCTTCACGACAGGATGGATCGTTGTTGCTGGTTGGTGCGGGAGTTCAGGCACGGGCCCACTTGGAAGCTTTTGCCAACGGGTTGGGTACCCGCCGTGTCCATTGCTGTTCCCGTTCGCGGGAAAGTGCGGGGGGCATGGTCGCATTCGCGCGGAACTTGGGTGTGGACGCCACGGTCGTGGACTCAGTGGAAGAAGCTGTGAAGGTGTGCTCGTTGGTCGTTACCGCCACCACGAGCAGCGTGCCGGTCTTGCCAGAGGTCGTTGCCTCGCAGGCCTTCATCGCAGCCGTGGGCTCCTTCACGCCGCAGGCAGCGGAGATCCCGGCGCGCTTGGTGCGTTCCTGTCGCGTCGTGGTGGACACCTGGGAGACCCGGCATGAGGCAGGCGATTTGATCCAGGCAGAAGTGGACTGGGGCGGAGTGGAACTCCTGGCTGATGTCCTGCGAGACAATCAGAGCCATACGCCTACTGGTGACGCGAAAGGCTGTCTTTCCAAGGGCGTTGACGTCGATCGACATGGGCCGGTGTTGTTCAAATCCGTTGGACACGCGCTGTTTGATCTGGCTGCCGGACGGCTCGCACTGGCCTCTTGA
- a CDS encoding HPP family protein, with product MLMRKRAWDIMRDDYTRVEAGSGLVSLIQVLKDAVSEDADNHIAVVVDETGKYKGVITMWNVMRKLEQCVFSEDMLLKYSDGDWDRAFTRACKACSDKGVDDLLEDNVPSVQPNDPLVVVVESFLKHRRGWALVREGGKVLGVVFKSDIFKEVSRDVLAQLT from the coding sequence ATGCTGATGCGCAAGCGTGCCTGGGATATCATGCGAGACGATTACACCCGCGTGGAGGCTGGTTCCGGTCTGGTGAGCCTGATTCAGGTTCTCAAGGATGCGGTCTCGGAAGATGCGGACAATCACATCGCCGTGGTGGTTGACGAGACAGGCAAATACAAGGGCGTGATCACCATGTGGAATGTGATGCGCAAGCTGGAGCAGTGCGTGTTCAGCGAGGACATGCTTCTCAAGTATAGCGACGGCGATTGGGATAGGGCGTTTACCCGTGCCTGCAAGGCCTGCTCGGACAAGGGTGTGGATGACTTGCTGGAAGACAACGTGCCCTCAGTGCAGCCCAATGATCCCCTAGTGGTCGTGGTGGAATCATTCCTGAAGCATCGCCGTGGCTGGGCTCTGGTGCGCGAAGGCGGCAAGGTGCTGGGAGTGGTCTTCAAGAGCGATATTTTCAAGGAAGTGAGTCGAGACGTCCTGGCCCAACTCACCTAG
- a CDS encoding type 1 glutamine amidotransferase domain-containing protein: MLPLQGKRILMFVDDIYEDLELLYPQLRFIEAGAEVVIAAQEKGRIYTGKHGYPCKSDAALDEVRAEDFDALIIAGGFAPDKLRRFDSVKKLTREIFEAGKPLAHICHGGWIPISAGIMEGYRCTSTPGIKDDLINAGATWVDEEVVVDRTMVSSRKPDDLPAYCRAIIDMMTD, encoded by the coding sequence ATGCTACCTCTTCAAGGCAAACGCATCCTGATGTTTGTTGATGACATTTACGAAGACCTGGAACTGCTCTACCCCCAGCTGCGGTTCATCGAGGCCGGGGCCGAAGTGGTGATCGCCGCCCAGGAAAAGGGCCGCATATACACAGGCAAACACGGCTATCCCTGCAAGTCGGACGCAGCTCTGGATGAAGTCCGTGCCGAAGACTTCGATGCCCTGATCATTGCAGGAGGCTTCGCGCCGGACAAACTCCGCCGCTTTGATTCAGTGAAAAAACTGACTCGTGAAATCTTCGAAGCGGGCAAGCCTCTGGCGCACATCTGCCACGGGGGCTGGATTCCCATCTCGGCAGGCATCATGGAAGGCTACCGCTGCACCTCCACCCCCGGCATCAAGGACGACCTCATCAATGCCGGTGCCACATGGGTGGATGAGGAAGTCGTTGTGGACCGCACCATGGTCTCCAGTCGCAAACCGGATGATCTCCCGGCCTATTGCCGAGCCATCATCGACATGATGACCGATTAG
- the arsS gene encoding arsenosugar biosynthesis radical SAM (seleno)protein ArsS (Some members of this family are selenoproteins.) has translation MNAFDSKLDGVLQAEKVDILQVNVGLTCNQACTHCHLECSPERTESMSWETMEKIIRVACTLRPSLLDITGGAPELNPSLRRFIATALEQELPVQVRTNLTAMTEDCCTSMPRFFADNAVKLVASLPCYLDENVCKMRGAGSFDKSLSVLRELNELGYGSEGGPIIDLVFNHPLGPYLPPDQCALEADYKRELKDRYGVVFNRLLTITNIPIGRYMEELRRQGKDQEYMELLVKSFNLDTVPGLMCRHQVNIGWDGTLYDCDFNQALKLPIKDGPATVDDFDADDLALRDIVTGQHCFGCTAGAGSSCGGALA, from the coding sequence GTGAACGCTTTTGACAGCAAGCTCGACGGAGTACTCCAGGCCGAAAAAGTAGACATCCTTCAGGTCAACGTGGGCCTCACCTGCAACCAGGCGTGCACCCACTGCCATCTGGAATGTTCGCCCGAGCGCACCGAAAGCATGAGCTGGGAGACCATGGAAAAGATCATTCGCGTGGCCTGCACCCTGCGCCCCAGCCTGCTGGATATCACAGGCGGTGCCCCCGAACTGAATCCCAGCCTGAGACGCTTCATTGCGACAGCCCTGGAGCAGGAACTCCCGGTTCAGGTCCGGACCAACCTGACCGCCATGACCGAGGACTGCTGCACCAGCATGCCCCGTTTCTTTGCGGACAACGCAGTCAAGCTGGTGGCTTCCCTGCCCTGCTATCTGGATGAAAACGTCTGCAAGATGCGTGGCGCCGGAAGCTTTGACAAAAGCCTCTCCGTACTGCGCGAGCTGAATGAACTGGGCTATGGCAGCGAAGGTGGGCCGATCATCGATCTGGTCTTCAACCATCCCCTTGGCCCCTACCTGCCGCCCGACCAGTGCGCACTGGAGGCCGACTACAAGCGTGAACTCAAGGACCGCTACGGCGTGGTCTTCAACCGCCTCTTAACCATCACCAACATCCCCATCGGGCGCTACATGGAAGAACTCAGGCGCCAGGGCAAGGACCAGGAATACATGGAACTGCTGGTCAAATCCTTCAATCTGGACACGGTTCCGGGGCTGATGTGCCGTCATCAGGTCAATATCGGCTGGGACGGCACCCTCTACGACTGCGACTTCAACCAGGCCCTGAAGCTGCCCATCAAGGACGGCCCGGCCACGGTTGACGACTTCGATGCCGACGACCTGGCCCTGCGTGATATTGTCACTGGCCAGCACTGCTTCGGCTGTACCGCTGGCGCAGGCTCCTCCTGCGGCGGGGCGCTGGCGTAA